The following coding sequences are from one Pseudomonadota bacterium window:
- a CDS encoding cyclopropane fatty acyl phospholipid synthase, whose product MEPQNVSPAKQSNLSAPRKPRPISFPKAEDWLARRLAKAGVYLNSSNPWDPQIHNPQFYRRALWEGSLGVGESYIDGWWDCEQLDEMLARILRAQVDKHIINNWALLRLWLKTKLFNLQSVRRAYQVGKKHYDIGNDLFQAMLDPTMSYSCGYWHNTRDLYEAQLAKLDLVCRKLALKAGESVLDIGCGWGSFAEYAARHHGVRVTGITISREQKKLAEQRCAGLPVDIEMMDYRSLEGKFDKLVSIGMFEHVGPKNYDIYMRTAHRLMQDDGQFLLHTISNEVSQVGTDPWIQKYIFPNGNLPSLTQLSKACEPYFIIEDVQNLGLDYDRTLMAWYHNFDQAWPHLKPSYDHRFYRMWTYYLKTCAGAFRSRTLQVYQLVLRKRLATLQRYHAPR is encoded by the coding sequence ATGGAACCCCAGAACGTCAGCCCTGCCAAGCAATCAAACCTTTCCGCGCCACGCAAACCCCGCCCAATAAGCTTTCCGAAAGCCGAAGACTGGCTGGCCCGCCGGCTCGCGAAAGCCGGGGTTTACCTGAACAGTTCCAACCCCTGGGATCCTCAGATTCACAATCCGCAATTCTACCGCCGCGCCTTGTGGGAGGGCTCCCTCGGCGTTGGAGAAAGCTACATCGACGGCTGGTGGGATTGCGAACAACTTGACGAAATGCTCGCCCGCATCCTGCGGGCCCAAGTCGACAAACATATCATCAATAACTGGGCGCTGCTGCGGCTCTGGCTGAAAACCAAACTCTTCAATCTGCAATCGGTCCGGCGCGCCTACCAGGTCGGGAAGAAACATTACGATATCGGCAACGATCTTTTTCAGGCCATGCTCGATCCCACCATGAGTTATTCCTGTGGCTATTGGCATAATACCCGCGACCTCTACGAAGCGCAACTGGCCAAACTTGATCTGGTCTGCCGCAAACTGGCCCTCAAAGCGGGCGAGTCGGTACTGGATATCGGCTGCGGCTGGGGCAGCTTCGCCGAATACGCGGCCCGCCATCATGGCGTCAGGGTTACCGGCATCACCATCTCCAGGGAGCAGAAAAAACTGGCGGAACAACGTTGCGCCGGGCTGCCGGTCGACATTGAAATGATGGATTACCGGAGCCTGGAAGGTAAATTCGACAAACTGGTTTCAATCGGCATGTTCGAGCATGTCGGTCCGAAAAACTACGATATCTACATGCGCACGGCTCATCGTCTGATGCAAGATGACGGACAATTTCTACTGCATACCATCAGTAACGAGGTTTCGCAGGTGGGCACCGACCCCTGGATCCAGAAATATATCTTTCCGAATGGCAACCTGCCTTCACTGACCCAGCTGAGCAAGGCCTGTGAACCTTATTTCATCATTGAGGATGTTCAGAACCTCGGGCTTGACTATGACCGCACCCTGATGGCCTGGTACCACAATTTCGATCAGGCCTGGCCCCACCTGAAACCAAGCTACGACCACCGTTTCTACCGGATGTGGACCTATTATCTGAAAACCTGCGCCGGAGCCTTTCGCAGCCGCACCCTGCAAGTCTACCAGCTGGTTCTGCGCAAACGCCTGGCCACGCTGCAACGTTATCACGCCCCCCGTTAG